In the genome of Capsicum annuum cultivar UCD-10X-F1 unplaced genomic scaffold, UCD10Xv1.1 ctg3962, whole genome shotgun sequence, the window CGACAAACACTTGCAACATGACCTCGTTTATTGCACAACTGACAGCGAACACCATTAGAAGAGTTGGTGGTGGTCGAAGATCGTCGTGGATTGGGTGAAGTAAAGTGATTATTGGATCGCCACTGTTGGTTGTTGCCACTGTTATTGCTGGGGCGACAATTGGTGTGATTGTTCGACTTACCAGGCATGTTGGAGGTTGCAGCAGAggtagcagcagcagcagtaaTCTGATTGGGACCTTTTTTTGACTCTTCATGTTGAAGGAAAAGCTCATGATCCAGAATCTTTTCGTAGAGTTCTTCATAAGTAATAGTAGAGTCTCGAGCACAGATTGCAGTAGAGATCTCATGAAACTCTGGACCCAAACCACTGAGGATCTTGACAATAAGTTCAGAGTTGGAGACCggagcactagcagtagagaTTTCATCAGAAATAGACCAAATAGTTTGCAAATATTCGATGACTGGCTGGGATTCTTTGGTCAGACGCATAAGTCGATCGCGCAGACTGAAAATTCTGGTTTGAGACTTGTTTGCATAGGCGATGTGCAGTTCATCCCAGGCTGTCTTTGCTGAGGTAGATGCTGCAACAGTTGTGGCAATTGTTGGATCAACAGATGCCATAAGTGCGTTTTGAATAAGTTGGTCTTGTCGAAACCAAATAGTAAACGCAGGATTGGCACTAGGGACTGTGCCTGTTATGAGAGTGCGAGATGGGGAAGGTGTAGACCCATCAAGATGACCGTAGAGATCATGACCATGCATAAGCATGGAAAATTACGCCTTCCATGTTGCAAAATTGTGGCTGCCAAGCAATTTAATGGGCAATTGGAACACAGGGTTAAATTGAACAACCAACGGGATGATGTTGTTGTCAGCATTAACAACTCGAGGAGTGTCTGCCATTTGTGGAGGGTGGTTTGGAGAGAAAAAAATCTTACTCGTTACAGTATAATGAGGTCTCTGATACCATATAAAGCTGAGTCAAGTAtgaaagcttatttgatttcatttacatgtgtgtgtatatatacaagagaatacaaactaaataaggaaagaatCAAGTAATAAAGAATGCTGATCTTCTCCTAAATAGATACAAAATCACTATGATATACTAAGATATGGAAGATCGATCAATCATGAGATATTTTACAAGATGTATGCGCCAATATCTTGGAGAAGTGCTGGTTGAGGCTTGAAGTGGAATGGAGGGAGAGTGGTTACCACCCTGGTTGCAGGATTCCACAGTCCCAAAAAAGGGTCATATTCAGTTTTCGACTTTGTTCCATTAAACAAAAACACGCCATCCACAGGACCATCCAATGACATATCAACACCAAAACCCCGAAGATGATGAGGTTTTTCAATTAAAGGggttcctcctcctccttctgAATCATCCTCCGAAATTATGGTCATACGAATCGTATCATTGGATGCATCTTCGTCGAAGTCATGAAATAGTATTTTGGGGCGTTTGTTGCTTCCGTGATAATTATAGTGTTTACGTACAAAGACAGGGCTATTGATAAGATTGTACCAATTCTTGCTTATGCATTTGAACCGCAACAATGACTTAACAGGCAACCTTTGTAGAATCTCCAGCGTCAAATCTTCAGGGACTGGCACACCATTATCAATGCTAGTGCCCATCCAACAAAATCAACACACAGGCCCTTCTGTTACTCCAAAATCATAAGCAGAATAAAAAGAGTTTTTGATacaagaatttttcttttttttttgttaaagggaatgattttattaataactcaaaacatatatttatagctaaatttctaactacacttcaatttaaattgggataactaattctcattcaaataataaagggGACAACTAATTCCTAAGTGGACTCtactaatttaaaactactaaaaatatctattcctactttatttctgagatATATCTACAACAATGTGCTTGCAAAAGGTTGGCCCAAGTGACCGAGCCTACGTCATAATTTGTGACAGCGGGGGCCTGCGTTCGCGCGGCCCCTACCCAATCCAAAGTTCAATTATTTTGATTGTCTCgtttatgtttttatatgataTATGATCAACTCTTGATCAAGTACTCTTTATAGTTTGTATCTTTTCCAGTTGCAAGCCTCTCAATGGATCTTTTAATTCTACAAATTGTTCTtgtaataatttttgaattttaactgTTGGATTGAATGTGTGCAATGATTTTTACTCAATAGACTGATGTGGGGGTCGTTGTAATAGTTGGTGTACAGTAAGAACAAGAGGCCTTTTGCTGGCGTTCCATCAAATACATTGCTTCCAATTCCGACCAtgtatactataatatatatatacaacaacatacccagtgtaatcttACAGATGAGGACTTGAGGCTCAAGTAAAGTATGACAAGGAAGGCATGCACACTCGAACCTCTCAGTTCGTTATTTTGGATATAAATAAAATCGTATTCCAATATGAACTTCAGCAAGTTCAAACAATTTTCTGGAAAATGAAAAACTCAaacaagaaagagatgaagattaGAAGACTCAAGTCCACTGAATTCACAATGTGttcttaaggaaattatttccCTCAAgatacccgaggttatggaatatatcctcccaggataaaatgaatcacttcagCAAAATGGTGGTTCCTCAAATTCTGCCGaacaacgaactcactcaacagtagAAAATCACACTTGAGTTTGGTAAGAAAAAGGAGTATTTTGATGCCATAGTTTCGCGCCAATATCTAAGGAAAATCagatatttatagccaaaaggtGTTGCATCAGATGAGAAGCAATGATTAGTAAAGAGAGGCGCTATTTCGAAACATCGGGTCCATATGCGGACCCATGTGTCTGCACATGATGAGATGCAGCCACATGTCACATTGCATTCAAAACAGAAAGTTCCGCAGATGGCCAAGTGTGCCCGCAAGTCCCGTTTTCGTTCAAAAAAACTAGTCTCTCGGTCATTTTCTGAAGCTGAAGCTGAAACCAAGTGACGACGAGGACGGCTAGAGGCTTGTCTTTTTCTTATCTCACTAACAACATGGAGCAATGCTTCTAAGCACAAGGATTAGTTTTAAATATGAAGACACATTTCACtttctctccatttttcattcacattacACTAGAACCCAACAACTGCTAATTTACAATGAGGGGGATTAGTAATAAATATGATACTTGAGGCATTTAAAACTCTTCTTTTTCCATTTACCCATGTTGCACAATGATCTATGAATGTATGATTATCCATCATAAAATTCAATGCCGACATATCTTTGTATATTAAAGATGCAGTCTCCAGGATATTTACTCCACATTCCCACATCGTCAAGAGAATAAGACGAAAGACAAGCAAGCAGATGCTATAAAAAAAGGGCCAAGGACTCATTCATCCACTGCGAGTACCAATACTGTTGTAACTACAGAATGAACGTGTGTGAAGAAGAATGAGGAACAAGAGGTCGACCTCTTGATCATCATACTTTTCCGCACATGTTCAATCTGCAATTACAGTAACATTGTTGGTACTCTCAATGGATGAATGAGTTGATTCTATAGGCCTGGCCGCCACTTCGGAGTGGTGCTGGCGTAAGAAATCAAGAAGGAAACAGTTTGCTCTTATGAATTTCTTCTTAAGTGAAAACCGTTTTCTCTCGTGATTTCTTTTTCaactaaaaaaaaactattcacCAAAATTAgcagaccaaaaataaaacacaaaaagatGTTAAATCCTAATGCAAACTCGGAAAGCTAAtcgttttatttctttatattacCTTGTAGCAACATTGATTGGCACGACCATACTTGTACAAGGTCCGCACCACTGTATCATTAAGTTCTAAGGCGATCAGAAACCAAGTCTGGTGGATGAACCGTGACCATGAGATAAGAGCCTGATAACAGCCTCCATGGCCTTCCAGGGGTCATGGAGCCGTAGAGGATCATTCTCGACTACCCTTCATTTCTTTCATTCATATAACCTGACTATAACTATGCGAACAGGCATATAACATTTTTCACTAAGTCAGCAGCTCATAAACGTTGGAGTAATCATGGAACAGGTTACACTATTTTACGGAAGTTTGGATCTGAGCTTTCTGATTAACAATGATATGAAGGTCTAAGGACTAATAGTCCCACATCGTCAAGTGAAGAAGATAGAATAGTAGTAGGGAGATACTATATAAATGGGCCCAGGACAACGTAGCATCATACTTACCTGGACGGGGTCCATGGGAGATCAACAAGGTACATGGCCTAGGTTGGTGACCTCCATTGCACTTTCAATGGGTGCCAGCCTAAGGTCGGCCCAAATGGCTGAGCCTACGTCATAATATGTGGCAGCGGGGGCCTGCATTCGCTCGGCCCATACCCAATCCCAAGTCCAATTATGTTTTATTGTCTCATTTATGATTTTATGGACTGCTTGAACAAATATTCTTTATAGTTTGCatcaaaagaaaggaaagaagaatcaaaagcTACAAGCTGAACACCCTTTTAGCAGCTCCAAAATGCCTAGTGCTGGGATATTGCATATATCGGGACAATAAACTAACAACAAACATCATATATGGCCTGGTCGCAGaccaaaaatacaacacaaaaagATGTTAAATCCTAATGCAAACTCGGAAAGctaatcattttatttctttatattacaTTGCAGCAACATTGATTGGCACGAACTTACTTGTACAAGGTCCGTACCACTGTATCCTTGAGTTTTAAGGCGAACAGAAACCAA includes:
- the LOC124891668 gene encoding putative F-box protein At3g47150, with the protein product MGTSIDNGVPVPEDLTLEILQRLPVKSLLRFKCISKNWYNLINSPVFVRKHYNYHGSNKRPKILFHDFDEDASNDTIRMTIISEDDSEGGGGTPLIEKPHHLRGFGVDMSLDGPVDGVFLFNGTKSKTEYDPFLGLWNPATRVVTTLPPFHFKPQPALLQDIGAYIL